One part of the Thermococcus radiotolerans genome encodes these proteins:
- a CDS encoding multidrug transporter: protein MTRGRRYFLLLVPVAVAVVVTLVVNAEMFPDDYSYQRILFGPNDVQAEILPVNSHIAGYILAERPFSAYVVSSKSGYFEGNSDNVLMRWENVTNVTLDINVSGEGYYLVIKNGNASQEIEMRFKAER from the coding sequence ATGACGAGAGGGAGAAGATACTTCCTTTTGCTGGTGCCCGTTGCGGTGGCGGTGGTGGTTACCCTAGTCGTCAATGCGGAGATGTTTCCCGATGATTACTCATACCAGAGGATCCTTTTTGGGCCGAACGACGTTCAGGCCGAGATTCTGCCCGTGAATTCCCACATAGCCGGCTACATACTCGCCGAGAGGCCCTTCTCCGCCTACGTGGTCTCGTCGAAATCCGGCTACTTTGAAGGCAACAGCGATAACGTCCTCATGAGATGGGAGAACGTCACGAACGTCACCCTCGACATCAACGTTTCCGGCGAGGGTTACTACCTAGTGATTAAAAACGGCAACGCGAGCCAGGAAATAGAGATGAGGTTCAAAGCGGAGCGCTGA
- a CDS encoding YiiX/YebB-like N1pC/P60 family cysteine hydrolase has protein sequence MRRKIGAVLGFLILLAMASPVSAFSKGGGDYWHPYPTNVIPGDIVIGHGEKSDFFIPGYWTHTGIIAYYDTYYGDWVVIEAWESGIRMVLLSDFLSRYDTVAVLRVATSDYVRQNAVYFAYYQLGKPYDWGWWTKQVYGDSYYCSELVWAAYIAAGGPDIDAHPGWTWTYLNGVAPQEIYDDGDTYVVYYHSV, from the coding sequence ATGAGAAGGAAGATCGGTGCAGTTCTGGGATTTTTGATCCTCCTGGCAATGGCCAGCCCCGTCTCGGCATTCAGCAAGGGCGGGGGAGACTACTGGCACCCGTACCCGACCAACGTGATACCCGGGGACATCGTCATAGGCCATGGCGAAAAGAGCGACTTCTTCATACCAGGATACTGGACGCACACTGGAATCATAGCCTACTATGACACCTATTACGGCGATTGGGTGGTTATAGAGGCATGGGAGTCGGGTATAAGAATGGTCCTGCTCTCGGACTTCCTCAGCAGGTACGACACAGTTGCCGTTCTTCGCGTCGCCACCAGCGACTACGTGAGGCAGAACGCGGTTTACTTCGCCTACTATCAGCTAGGCAAGCCCTACGACTGGGGCTGGTGGACGAAACAGGTGTACGGCGACAGTTACTACTGCTCCGAGCTCGTCTGGGCAGCCTACATAGCAGCTGGCGGTCCAGATATAGACGCGCACCCCGGCTGGACGTGGACCTACCTGAACGGCGTCGCCCCGCAGGAGATTTACGACGACGGGGATACCTACGTGGTCTACTACCACTCTGTCTGA
- a CDS encoding nitrilase, with protein sequence MKVAYVQMEPALLEPEVNYSKAEELIREAVDRGAQLVVLPELFDTGYNFESRDEVDEVAGQIPDGPTTQFLMELSRELGVFIVAGTAEKDEKGRLYNSAVMTGPIGSGYIGKYRKVHLFYREKLFFEPGNLGFHVFNIGIAKVGVMVCFDWFFPESARTLALKGADIIAHPSNLVMPYAPRAMPIRALENRVYTITANRIGEERGLRFIGKSTIASPKAEVLAMGSEDREEVAVVEVDLSLARDKRLNDINDVFADRRPEFYTP encoded by the coding sequence ATGAAGGTGGCTTACGTTCAGATGGAACCGGCCCTTCTCGAGCCGGAGGTTAACTATTCCAAGGCCGAGGAGCTGATCCGTGAGGCGGTCGATAGGGGTGCCCAGCTCGTCGTTCTGCCGGAGCTCTTTGATACCGGCTACAACTTCGAGAGCCGGGATGAGGTTGATGAGGTTGCGGGTCAGATTCCCGATGGACCAACGACTCAGTTTCTGATGGAGCTTTCGAGGGAGCTGGGAGTTTTCATAGTCGCCGGAACCGCCGAAAAGGACGAGAAGGGGAGGCTCTACAACTCGGCTGTGATGACCGGGCCGATAGGGAGCGGCTACATCGGAAAGTACCGCAAGGTCCATCTCTTCTACCGCGAGAAGCTCTTCTTCGAGCCGGGAAACCTTGGATTCCATGTCTTCAACATCGGCATCGCGAAGGTCGGCGTCATGGTGTGCTTCGACTGGTTCTTCCCGGAGAGTGCTAGAACGCTTGCCTTAAAGGGTGCCGACATCATAGCCCACCCGAGCAACCTCGTCATGCCCTACGCGCCCAGGGCTATGCCGATCAGGGCTTTAGAGAACCGGGTTTACACGATAACCGCGAACAGGATTGGGGAGGAACGCGGACTTAGGTTCATAGGCAAGAGCACCATAGCCTCACCGAAGGCCGAGGTGCTGGCCATGGGGAGCGAGGATAGGGAGGAGGTGGCCGTCGTCGAGGTTGACCTATCCCTCGCGCGGGACAAGAGGCTCAACGACATCAACGATGTATTCGCCGACAGGCGACCCGAGTTCTACACGCCCTGA
- a CDS encoding DUF4910 domain-containing protein — MRRFLKEAEVFDPSNVLHYIAEISQFHRIQGSKELPEAVRFIREELRIWGINAELYEEFYDGKSWFLTLKSPIAWDLVHGRVEVLEKTLTTSQSPLVVMAHSPSGKAEGEVVHIAREEDWENAEGKIVLVGRDWRDAYRKANEAGALGFIAYREGTGDAIPYIGLFLAKDDLEWAKIPAVAVPESLAKGIVGKLNSGEKVEAKIEVETQINERQVLPILYAEVGREPFVLFTAHICHPKPGANDNASGSAMLMELARVLGRLYDDSFRFGFAFLWIPEYYGTQAFVENYAGLDRYYAVINLDMVAGSEDRAGSTIMLVRTPLSRFSVVSGLLEYFLGLSNAAGKSFSGSPMPRLKLKSYPYEMGSDHDVFNFFGIPSVMSITWPDRFYHSSEDTVEKVSKTSIEIIGRAVLATALALAKAETEELQRFARGYAMKYLGELSLERDTEHAEKLVMMGLARDSHFLGIESGHPFERKPWMRWVRKGQVSGALIKSIDEKAYEEFKELTKDRKTLVHLHELLMLGELLPKEDAMRALKEEFGEVEEEKLEKLLALLEKTGVIEVL; from the coding sequence ATGAGGCGCTTTTTAAAGGAAGCCGAGGTTTTTGACCCTTCAAACGTTCTGCACTACATAGCCGAGATAAGCCAATTCCACAGGATACAGGGTTCAAAGGAGCTCCCGGAGGCCGTTCGATTCATCCGGGAGGAGCTAAGGATATGGGGAATCAACGCGGAGCTTTACGAGGAGTTCTACGACGGAAAAAGCTGGTTCCTGACTCTGAAGTCTCCCATAGCATGGGACTTGGTGCATGGGAGGGTCGAGGTTCTGGAGAAAACACTGACGACATCCCAGAGTCCCCTCGTCGTCATGGCCCACTCACCGAGCGGAAAGGCCGAGGGTGAGGTCGTGCACATAGCCCGCGAGGAGGACTGGGAGAACGCCGAGGGGAAGATAGTTCTGGTCGGAAGAGATTGGCGCGACGCCTACAGGAAGGCCAATGAGGCCGGTGCCCTGGGATTCATCGCCTACCGCGAGGGAACCGGGGATGCGATTCCCTACATCGGCCTTTTCCTCGCCAAGGATGACCTAGAATGGGCGAAGATTCCCGCCGTTGCCGTTCCCGAAAGCCTGGCAAAGGGCATCGTGGGAAAGCTGAACTCCGGCGAGAAGGTCGAGGCGAAGATTGAGGTTGAGACCCAGATAAACGAGCGTCAGGTTCTGCCAATCCTCTACGCGGAGGTGGGAAGGGAACCCTTCGTTCTCTTCACCGCTCACATCTGTCATCCGAAGCCAGGTGCCAACGACAACGCCTCCGGAAGCGCCATGCTGATGGAGCTCGCGAGGGTTCTGGGGAGGCTCTACGACGACTCCTTCCGATTCGGCTTCGCCTTTCTGTGGATTCCTGAGTACTACGGAACCCAGGCCTTCGTGGAGAACTACGCGGGGCTGGACAGGTACTATGCCGTCATAAACCTCGACATGGTGGCCGGAAGCGAGGACCGAGCCGGTTCAACGATAATGCTTGTAAGGACTCCGTTGTCGAGGTTTTCGGTGGTTTCTGGCCTTCTGGAGTACTTCCTTGGGCTCTCCAACGCCGCCGGAAAGAGCTTCTCGGGAAGTCCAATGCCGCGTTTAAAGCTCAAGAGCTACCCCTACGAGATGGGCAGCGACCACGACGTCTTCAACTTCTTTGGAATCCCGTCGGTGATGTCGATAACCTGGCCGGACCGCTTTTATCACTCCAGCGAGGACACGGTTGAGAAGGTGAGCAAAACCAGCATAGAAATCATTGGCAGGGCCGTTCTGGCCACCGCCCTGGCACTCGCCAAGGCTGAAACCGAGGAACTCCAGCGCTTTGCGCGCGGCTATGCCATGAAGTATCTCGGCGAGCTCTCCCTCGAGAGGGACACCGAACACGCGGAGAAGCTAGTCATGATGGGCCTGGCCAGGGACTCGCACTTCCTGGGCATCGAGAGCGGTCACCCCTTCGAGAGGAAGCCCTGGATGCGGTGGGTTAGAAAAGGGCAGGTATCGGGCGCGCTCATAAAGAGCATCGACGAAAAGGCCTACGAGGAGTTCAAAGAGCTGACGAAGGACAGGAAAACGCTGGTGCACCTCCACGAGCTTCTCATGCTCGGCGAGCTCCTTCCAAAGGAGGATGCAATGCGCGCGCTGAAGGAGGAGTTCGGGGAAGTTGAAGAAGAGAAGCTGGAGAAGCTCCTAGCCCTGTTGGAGAAGACTGGGGTTATAGAGGTACTCTAG
- a CDS encoding PadR family transcriptional regulator encodes MLIDRKEKALKKLRKDLRSGLYSYLVLLLLEREEELHGYAIRKRLEELSDGRIVPSEGALYDILKSLKKSGLVQDTWAEVGGRPRKYYSLTKLGRTVLEELKADVDAILETFEKMEKAEKGISSLKP; translated from the coding sequence GTGCTGATAGATAGAAAGGAGAAAGCCCTCAAAAAGCTGAGGAAGGACCTTCGCTCAGGACTCTACTCCTACCTAGTCCTCCTGCTCCTGGAGAGGGAAGAGGAGCTACACGGCTACGCGATACGGAAAAGGCTTGAGGAGCTGAGCGACGGCAGAATCGTGCCGAGCGAAGGGGCACTCTACGACATCCTCAAGAGCCTGAAAAAGAGCGGCCTAGTTCAGGACACCTGGGCGGAGGTCGGCGGGAGACCGAGAAAGTACTACTCCCTCACGAAGCTCGGACGGACGGTTCTAGAGGAACTCAAAGCAGATGTGGATGCAATACTGGAGACCTTTGAAAAGATGGAAAAGGCGGAGAAGGGCATCAGCTCTCTAAAGCCTTAA
- a CDS encoding transcriptional regulator — protein MSDVYERLEALLRSLGVKKTELRIYRLLLEKSEPMRITEIQRELGISERSVREHVLSLYRKGILRRRLIEQGWLGYVYTAVSPSEVLEHLKENLIKRINEIEKELKNPSKQRN, from the coding sequence ATGAGTGACGTCTACGAGAGACTTGAGGCACTGCTGCGTTCGCTTGGAGTTAAGAAGACGGAGCTGCGGATATACCGCCTCCTCCTCGAGAAGAGCGAGCCCATGAGGATAACCGAGATACAGAGGGAGCTCGGCATAAGCGAGCGCTCGGTTAGGGAGCACGTCCTGAGCCTGTACCGCAAGGGCATACTCAGGAGAAGGCTCATCGAGCAGGGATGGCTGGGCTACGTATACACAGCCGTCTCACCGAGCGAGGTGCTGGAGCACTTGAAGGAGAACCTGATAAAGAGGATAAACGAAATCGAAAAGGAGCTCAAGAACCCCTCTAAACAGAGGAACTAG
- a CDS encoding YhfC family glutamic-type intramembrane protease, whose translation MYLLPFPIIGGLLAWATIYFLGFEKQRWGEFALGLAAFFIAMIIQNPVQQLPLLGMGIKSNADVIARGTAFTIGVSIWLGLIAGIIQEGAKYLLVKGKSLNTGLFLGLGFGITEVFIIAGAALAGALATGKPLDVPLSTALISMVERYFVVLFHVGTGIYLAYAYREGYGKTGLMAMIGIHTVIDSMAAYYQLTKSAPVMYAVEVISALVALGLLYYTIPKAKLELPEEEEALW comes from the coding sequence ATGTATCTCCTCCCGTTCCCCATAATAGGCGGGCTGCTGGCGTGGGCAACGATTTACTTTCTTGGCTTCGAGAAGCAGAGGTGGGGAGAGTTCGCCCTCGGTTTGGCCGCGTTCTTCATAGCCATGATTATCCAGAACCCCGTCCAGCAGCTTCCCCTCCTCGGGATGGGAATAAAGTCCAACGCCGACGTTATAGCGAGAGGAACCGCGTTCACCATAGGTGTTTCGATATGGCTCGGTCTTATCGCTGGGATAATACAGGAGGGAGCGAAGTACCTCCTGGTGAAGGGAAAGAGCCTGAACACGGGGCTCTTCCTCGGCCTGGGCTTCGGAATAACGGAGGTCTTCATCATCGCCGGGGCGGCCCTCGCGGGAGCGCTGGCGACCGGAAAGCCGCTCGACGTCCCGCTAAGCACGGCACTCATCTCGATGGTGGAGCGCTACTTCGTCGTCCTCTTCCACGTGGGGACCGGAATATACCTGGCATACGCATACAGAGAGGGCTACGGGAAGACCGGCCTTATGGCGATGATAGGAATCCACACGGTCATCGACTCGATGGCGGCGTACTACCAGCTCACGAAAAGCGCACCGGTCATGTACGCGGTAGAGGTTATAAGCGCCCTCGTCGCACTGGGTCTGCTGTACTACACGATTCCGAAGGCGAAGCTCGAGCTTCCGGAGGAAGAGGAAGCCCTGTGGTGA
- a CDS encoding metallophosphoesterase: MYSFESFERLSMEIETPRGKTLLIADPHIGFELSRGLRIRTHFEESLAEFIAEKDPDLLILLGDLKEPIGLSFTMKRLLMGFFSDLRGIPTVITKGNHDGRIEEVAEKFPNVEVVEHALIGEVLFLHGHTNLPRVEFSEAYLGHIHPAYTFKSGGTSRKTKVFFRVGRFLILPTINPFIEGFDVRQGIKMVPFLKDSREGEAFLPEGIYLGRVPL; this comes from the coding sequence ATGTACTCTTTTGAATCCTTTGAGCGGCTCTCAATGGAGATTGAAACTCCCAGAGGGAAAACTCTCCTGATAGCCGACCCCCACATAGGCTTTGAACTATCCCGAGGGCTGAGGATACGCACTCACTTCGAGGAGAGCCTCGCGGAGTTCATAGCCGAAAAAGACCCCGACCTGCTGATTCTGCTCGGCGATCTCAAGGAGCCGATAGGACTGAGCTTCACGATGAAGCGCCTCCTTATGGGTTTCTTCTCCGATCTCCGGGGAATACCTACGGTGATAACCAAGGGAAACCACGACGGCAGGATAGAGGAAGTGGCCGAAAAGTTTCCCAACGTTGAGGTCGTCGAGCATGCACTCATCGGAGAGGTTCTGTTCCTCCACGGGCACACAAACCTTCCAAGGGTGGAGTTTTCGGAGGCCTACCTGGGACACATACACCCAGCGTATACGTTCAAGAGCGGCGGGACATCCAGGAAAACGAAGGTCTTCTTCCGCGTGGGCAGGTTTTTAATCCTCCCAACCATCAACCCCTTCATCGAGGGCTTCGATGTAAGGCAGGGGATAAAGATGGTGCCCTTTCTGAAGGATTCAAGGGAGGGGGAGGCGTTCCTCCCGGAGGGCATTTACTTGGGGCGTGTTCCGCTATAG
- a CDS encoding sigma factor-like helix-turn-helix DNA-binding protein, translated as MLRLPEGMERVWLMKAKGMREVEIAEALGISRQAVNKALKDARVKLFEAFFGLAEVFSWEIVRVNAEKGFMVARGRCLDKNVRVYAFYFPGKGIKAFFGEELPDYVLEHAVEMGITKKLDRGYLVKALES; from the coding sequence ATGCTTAGACTTCCAGAGGGCATGGAGAGGGTCTGGCTGATGAAGGCGAAGGGAATGCGCGAGGTTGAGATAGCCGAGGCCCTCGGGATCTCCCGCCAGGCGGTAAACAAGGCTCTAAAAGATGCCAGGGTGAAGCTCTTTGAGGCCTTTTTCGGCCTCGCGGAGGTTTTCTCGTGGGAGATTGTGAGGGTTAACGCCGAGAAGGGATTCATGGTCGCGAGGGGGAGGTGCCTCGATAAAAACGTCCGCGTTTACGCCTTCTACTTCCCGGGGAAGGGGATAAAGGCCTTCTTCGGCGAGGAACTTCCCGATTACGTGCTCGAGCACGCCGTTGAGATGGGGATAACAAAAAAGCTGGACAGAGGATACCTAGTTAAGGCTTTAGAGAGCTGA
- a CDS encoding YiiX/YebB-like N1pC/P60 family cysteine hydrolase, which produces MRRYALFVLLPLVFLAFQSPALALSGGGGSYEHPYPTDVMVGDVVVGHSPSSDWLIPGHWTHSAMVVYEENGEWYVVEAWFSGVRIITLREYMARYDEVALLRVSTSAEVKANAVAFAIAQLGKPYDFAVWTKQVHGDRYYCSELVWAAYIAGGGPDIDAHPHFSWRYLWGVAPQEIYDDDDTHVVYQHSA; this is translated from the coding sequence ATGAGGAGATACGCCCTATTTGTGCTCCTGCCTCTTGTTTTTCTGGCGTTTCAGTCCCCGGCCCTCGCCCTCAGCGGTGGAGGGGGAAGTTACGAGCATCCGTACCCAACGGACGTGATGGTCGGGGACGTGGTTGTGGGACACAGCCCGAGCAGCGATTGGCTCATTCCCGGCCACTGGACGCACAGCGCCATGGTGGTCTACGAGGAGAACGGTGAGTGGTACGTTGTGGAGGCGTGGTTCAGCGGAGTTAGAATAATAACCCTAAGGGAGTACATGGCCAGGTACGATGAGGTCGCGCTCTTGAGGGTCTCGACATCCGCAGAGGTAAAGGCCAACGCCGTTGCCTTCGCCATCGCCCAGCTCGGGAAACCCTACGATTTTGCCGTCTGGACAAAGCAGGTACATGGAGACCGATACTACTGCTCGGAACTCGTCTGGGCCGCTTACATCGCCGGCGGCGGGCCCGATATCGACGCCCATCCGCACTTCTCGTGGAGGTACCTCTGGGGAGTGGCTCCCCAGGAGATATACGACGACGATGACACCCACGTGGTCTACCAGCACTCCGCCTGA
- a CDS encoding class I SAM-dependent methyltransferase has product MSLEELYRYINWRMNPGDERARERFERIEEFFKKISGELPSKGRVLDICAGTGIAGVALAKVTGARRLTVLDARKDDLELAREWLRMAGINPELRMVQGDAREVGKLVDEHDVAVLWGFTMPHFDPFDAVRLFAGVALSLSDDGVFLIEDMDRVYWIMYRIGYRRFLVEGRRDGHTIASMHEGYDFVRGTFKRGYYLLPEFRRISGVDFHYWDISTQLAIGRMFFREARLIPGESRGVENTWGVLYFRKPRKDVAGLVLEDFSAPL; this is encoded by the coding sequence ATGTCCCTTGAGGAGCTCTACCGCTACATAAACTGGCGAATGAACCCGGGGGACGAGAGGGCGAGGGAGAGGTTCGAGAGGATAGAGGAGTTCTTCAAGAAAATCTCCGGTGAACTGCCTTCAAAGGGCAGGGTTCTGGATATATGCGCCGGAACCGGCATAGCGGGCGTTGCCCTCGCCAAGGTAACCGGAGCCAGACGCTTGACGGTCCTCGATGCAAGAAAGGATGACCTCGAGCTGGCGAGGGAATGGCTCAGAATGGCTGGGATAAACCCTGAGCTGAGGATGGTTCAGGGGGATGCCAGGGAAGTCGGAAAGCTGGTGGACGAGCACGACGTTGCGGTGCTCTGGGGGTTCACAATGCCGCACTTCGACCCCTTCGATGCCGTCAGGCTCTTCGCGGGGGTTGCCCTGTCGCTCAGCGATGATGGCGTTTTCCTGATAGAGGACATGGACAGGGTTTACTGGATAATGTACCGCATCGGCTACAGGAGGTTCCTGGTTGAGGGAAGGAGGGACGGCCACACAATAGCGTCCATGCACGAGGGCTACGACTTCGTCAGGGGAACTTTCAAGAGGGGCTACTACCTTCTGCCGGAATTCAGGAGGATAAGCGGCGTGGACTTCCATTACTGGGACATCTCAACGCAGCTCGCGATAGGAAGGATGTTCTTCAGGGAGGCCCGGCTCATACCGGGGGAGAGCCGAGGCGTTGAGAACACCTGGGGCGTGCTTTACTTCAGGAAACCAAGAAAAGACGTGGCAGGGCTTGTGCTGGAGGACTTCAGCGCTCCGCTTTGA
- a CDS encoding heavy metal-binding domain-containing protein, with product MSDFIITTTEEIPGYRVVEVKGLARGGIVRATHVGRDIMAFFKNLKGGEVQEYTQMLAEAREEALRRMKLHAEDMGANAVIGVRFMTSAVASGMAEIYAYGTAVVVEKIEEE from the coding sequence ATGAGTGATTTTATCATAACGACCACCGAGGAAATCCCCGGCTATCGCGTGGTCGAAGTCAAAGGCCTCGCGAGGGGCGGCATAGTCAGGGCCACTCACGTCGGAAGGGACATAATGGCGTTCTTCAAGAACCTCAAGGGCGGAGAGGTTCAGGAGTACACCCAAATGCTCGCGGAGGCGAGGGAGGAGGCATTGAGGAGGATGAAGCTCCACGCTGAAGACATGGGAGCAAATGCCGTCATAGGGGTCCGCTTCATGACCTCCGCGGTCGCCTCCGGTATGGCCGAGATATACGCCTACGGTACGGCGGTGGTCGTTGAGAAGATTGAGGAGGAGTGA